Proteins from one Setaria italica strain Yugu1 chromosome V, Setaria_italica_v2.0, whole genome shotgun sequence genomic window:
- the LOC101782566 gene encoding acyl transferase 4, with protein MRQQLLAMGSAAVRRTSQSYVRPVAATPPGALELSIIDRVVGLRHLVRSLHVFDAQGGAGGRQGRPSSPSPARVVREALGKALVDYYPFAGRLVDGAGGPVSARVECTGEGVWFVEAAADCSLEEAGRLDQYPFVIPEDDLLPNAAPGVEPLDLPLMVQVTEFTCGSFVVGLVSCHAMADGLGAAQFINAVGDYARGLPKPRVSPAWARDVVPNPPKLSSAPAPFPRMFQFRHHAVDLSLDSINRAKSQFLQATGQRCSSFDVAVAKVWQARTRSLRLADPSTRVSVCFFANTRHLVPGGGGAGFYGNCFYPVTVSAESGAVEGADLAGVVAMIRDAKARLPAEFAQWAAGELVEKDPYELTFSYESLFVSDWTRLGFLDADYGWGTPLQVIPFTYHPAMPIAIISAPPAPKAGARIMTRCVEEESLPEFSEEMKAFQK; from the exons ATGCGCCAGCAGCTGCTAGCCATGGGGTCCGCGGCGGTGCGGAGGACGAGCCAGTCGTACGTGCGCCCGGTCGCCGCGACGCCGCCCGGCGCGCTGGAGCTCTCCATCATCGACCGCGTCGTAGGGCTGCGCCACCTGGTGCGCTCCCTCCACGTCTTCGACGCGCAAGGCGGAGCCGGGGGACGGCAGGGTcgtccgtcgtcgccgtccccgGCGCGCGTCGTCCGGGAGGCGCTCGGGAAGGCGCTGGTGGACTACTACCCGTTCGCGGGGCGGCTCGTGGACGGCGCTGGCGGCCCCGTGAGCGCCCGCGTGGAGTGCACCGGCGAGGGCGTGTGGTTcgtggaggccgccgccgactgCAGCCTGGAGGAGGCCGGGCGCCTCGACCAGTACCCGTTCGTCATCCCCGAGGATGACCTGCTGCCCAACGCCGCGCCAGGCGTCGAGCCGCTTGACCTCCCGCTCATGGTGCAG GTGACGGAGTTCACTTGCGGCAGCTTCGTGGTGGGGCTCGTCTCCTGCCACGCCATGGCCgacggcctgggcgccgcccagTTCATCAACGCCGTCGGCGACTACGCCCGCGGCCTCCCCAAGCCCCGCGTGAGCCCCGCCTGGGCCCGCGACGTCGTCCCGAACCCTCCCAAGCTGtcctccgcgccggcccccTTCCCGCGGATGTTCCAGTTCCGGCACCACGCCGTGGACCTGAGCCTCGACAGCATCAACAGGGCCAAGTCCCAGTTCCTGCAGGCCACGGGGCAACGCTGCTCCAGCTtcgacgtcgccgtcgccaaggTGTGGCAGGCGCGGACGCGGTCGCTGCGGCTCGCCGACCCGTCCACGCGCGTCAGCGTCTGCTTCTTCGCCAACACGCGCCACCTCGTgcccggtggcggtggcgccgggtTCTACGGCAACTGCTTCTACCCGGTGACGGTGAGCGCGGAGAGCGGCGCGGTGGAGGGCGCGGACTTGGCCGGCGTCGTGGCCATGATCCGGGACGCGAAGGCGAGGCTCCCCGCCGAGTTCGCGCAgtgggcggcgggcgagctcgTGGAGAAGGACCCCTACGAGCTGACCTTTTCGTACGAGTCGCTGTTCGTGTCGGACTGGACCCGGCTGGGGTTCCTGGACGCTGACTACGGCTGGGGGACGCCGTTGCAGGTGATACCCTTTACGTACCACCCGGCCATGCCCATCGCCATCAtcagcgcgccgccggcgcccaaggCGGGGGCAAGGATCATGACACGGTGCGTCGAGGAGGAGAGCTTGCCGGAGTTCAGCGAGGAGATGAAAGCATTTCAGAAGTGA